Genomic window (Vigna unguiculata cultivar IT97K-499-35 chromosome 10, ASM411807v1, whole genome shotgun sequence):
CTTGATCCATCTTAAGCagcaaacaaattaaatttatactttgAAGCATAggaatgaaagtaaaaaaaaaaaagaagtaaacaaCTTCTCTTTCTTGCCCCTGATTTGGATAGATCATCCAGTTTATTAAAAGCAAATCTACTTCAATGTAAATCAGAGTCTTATATGCCAACAATTTTCCAAAAGCAATGTCAAAGCTGTTTAATTTATGTGCAAAGTATGTATAGTATGCCAAACCTGTAGaataaatttcatgaaaaactattaagacaaattataaataactatGTTAGTGTTTTACCAAAAAAGGATGATGAGTTTTACCAAAATACACTTTTCCAAATCTTCCATCTCCTAATTCTCTACCAAGATCAAAGAAGTTTGTAGTCTCTTAAAAGTGTTTATTTTCCTTCTCAAATTCTTCTAAAGAGGAACTATGTGAGATTATTTTAGAAGATAATATAAAATCTGCATAGaaataattctttttcattAGACAACCATAACACAACTACACTCGTCTCAACCGTAGCAACATCTAGCAAGaatcattcaaatttttaattggtACATATACATTGTGAAAATTTTGTGGGGAACAAAATTAGCACCACTAAAAGATAACAAATATGAGATAATAAATGTcaaaacatgataaaaatttTCCTTgtattaacataaaattttgaataagaGAAGTTTGGAAAAGCCTCTTAAAGCAGAAGCCACAAATTCTTTGTCATCCATATATCACACTAAAAAGAGTCAACCAATTTGAAGATTCATTAGTCAGCATAGTACTAAGAATCTCAAATTTTTGGTCTTTTAGTTCTCCAAACATCATTTTACACCTTCCTCTCTAGTCTCCATAGTGACCTTGTCGTGTTCAGTTGGATTTAACTTCATTATTTGGAATTGGTtatccaaaaactaaaaaaaaaaagtaaaaattgcaaaattttataacaataacaaaactAACACATGCCAATAATAAAGAACAGAGCAACAGAAATAACCAAGTAATAATCCATcgtagaataataaaaattagaccttttaaaaatcaaatctttttaaaaccaactttgttttttatctgttttttttttttttcaagtcacTTTATGGTGGGGGAGAGAGAAAGATGAAGCCAAGAGAGAGGAAGATGAACCATTTCATCAAAACACATGCATTTTCTTTTAGACATTTCATTAAACACTTCTACATCCAATTGTTTCGCATTGATTTTCATTGTGTTCTTTGCATTCATTCATTGTTTCAAGTATATATCTTATTTTCTAATGATCATTCACATATTTTAGCCTTTAATTTTTCTCCAAACAAGCATTTTTATCTTGGACAGAAAAATATTATGCACCAATGAACTTCTTGATTCTTTGGATTGACATCCTCATCTGTCATATATTACATTAGGGGAAATTTTGGATTCTTACTTGAATCTTATGCAAATAGAGGTTACatgtattaaatatattaaatgttattattttaataatttctactTCATATGCATGTTATTCACAAAGTACTTGAAGAATGAAGGCGTTGCAAGTGAGtagaaaatatcaaatatagtTTGTGGAATATGAAAGTAGGTGACAATACTAACccctctttctttattttatactcaacttataaattataacgatatatataaactataattttaatataatataatattttattaaaaaaacagtttcaaaatgaatatttttgagAAATAGTAATGTTAATTAGGATATAttcatcttatatatataagaacACATGCACACAGATTAATGACATATCTTAAAGAGAGAACATAATGGAGTTTTAAAAAAGGGAGATTTAGCTGAACAAGCTTTCTGTGGTCAAAtgagagattttattttatatttcagcaagcttttagttatatattttatgtttacaTCCCTTAGAATTATGTATGATACGAATTAAACTTTTCATTACGAAATTGTCAccagaaaaataattatttgacacaacatttttttttcttacttttatttCACAatccattataataatataataatgtctATTgagattttagattaaaaaaataaaaacgactATGATTAAAATAGTATTATTGAGTTAGGTAGAGTTTGAAAATAACACCTTTTTGAGTCAAATAGATACCGTTTTGTTGACATCAAATAGAAGTGGTATATTCTAAGTTGTAAGAAGCCTAAGTATATAttcttatgttttattatcaACTAAACTCTCTAACAAACttctacaaaaattaattttaatatatattatctttgaaatttaaatatgattttgatatttatgtgatattaaaatataaatagtataaaaattcctttttaatatatgattatgttattaagttttatttttattttctgaatctCGTcacattatattaatttttatattttttatacatattgtaCTACATTATAAAGTTCATATAAATTGGATGAACTTGAAAACGTCTATATAGTTGAGAGGATAGTGATTAATCATGGCTATGTATTAAGTCTAAAATTTTCAGAACTAAATCAATTTGTTTACTAGAATCTCACTTTTCTatacaattattatatcattttttttcttaaatatttttttcaaatcttaatttagtattttattattaaaagcaCTGCGATGGAAAATCCACCCTGATTCTTGAGAAAGTTGATTTCAGTCACATATTTGGTGGGAATGTATATTAATGTACCCACCTTGTAGTGTAAACTATTCCTTCTCTTAATCCTTTCTAAGActgataatatataattaattcttttcaacaatatatttaatttttttaatattttcacttacaatactaataaataaataaataaaatgagttaaggaaaaaaatataaaaaataaaaagtgacaaataaatatttcacaccaatattatcataatttattatattaaatgttattattttaataatttttacttcAACATACACATGTTATCTAAAGATAACTTccaataattaagaaaaacaacaGAAGATCTAGAAGGAGGGCAACAATAGTGGTGGAATATGGACAATTTTTTCAACACACTAGTGCAGAAAtcccattttacctcgccttatatgcctcggttggccaggaaccgaagcatataatggcgcggtggcatttttgaaattagagccaagttttaggcctcggttctccaaatacccggagccaaagaggggtataggccgcggttcgctcaaaaccggtgccaaagaggggtataggcctcggtccagtaggacccgaagccaaaaagtggttCGAAGTCaaggtataggcctcggtccaaggagacccggtgccaaaagggggtcaatggcttcggttcctctaacaaccgaagccatagggtttatttagggttcaaaattCGCGAACCCTTCTTCCTCCCCGCGCCGCCTCTGCAATtccactttctctctctccgcGAAACCCTTCCTTCACTTTCCCTTTCTTCCTCCTTGAGTGGACGGAGATGGTGACTGAACTGTGGTGGTGCGGTGCAGATGCTATAATGGAGGCGCGCCAGTTTGCTTCGCGGAGGTGTGGCAGTTTCCATGGCTgcgtgaggaagaagaactcgcggtggccgTTCGCTCCAGCAgcgttttccggcgtggtggctTGCGCAGAATGGTTTGTGAACGGTGGCGACACTGCTGCAACTGCGATGGAGATGCGAACTGCTGCGTGGTGGTGCCACCGCACCTCTACGAACGCCGGAAACACCAACCTGCAGAAGAACCACCTGCAGCAGCGCAACCACAAACCCTGCACCCTCATTCTCGTCCATCTTCGCGCGAACCAGCAGCTACAACGAAGCACGCAAACGGAACAGTTGCAACAACCACCATCTTTTCTTCACGGACCATGACGCAGCAGCCAATGGGTTTGTTGAGAATGAGTTTGTCGATGATGGATGGTTGCTGGTGGGCAGTGACGgggtatatggcctcggttcttagcataaccgaggccaaaggctctgcgaaaagtgtttttacgcctcgggtgataaccgaggccaaaaggcacccccttttggcctcaccccaatatgcctcggttctgaaACCGAGGCAGAATGCCAAAAATAACCGGAGCCAAAAGCCCTTATTACACTAGTGACACTCTCATAAGAAGGTCTTAATCTGAACTTGTAGAAACACCCGAcgaattatataatttggaaagttgtattatatttaaaaaaattaaaatttaaacatatattttaaattatacaatttaaacaaaaatttaatatcgTACACTTTAAATTAGAtttatgaatttgaattatattgtaaattatacaatataaaaatctattaaattattatatgtaacaatatacatttttttttggactggacaatttataaatgtttttgaattataaaatctGAATACTATTTCAAATAATGTAATTGCATTTTATATTCTGCAGTTTGAAAatactttcttaattttatattttataatatatctattaacagctattaattaatttctttacatGATTTGGTTGGAATAAGACGGGTTTGGCATATAATATAACAGTGACCAATGAGAAACTTTTGGCCAAATAGTGTATAATTTTCAAATGTCAAAAAATTTCGGTGACATGGAAGAATACATTTGAGCACAGATTtacatatttgattttgatggAAGAATACATATCATTCAAAGAGTCACATATTTGATCTTAAGAATTCCATATAGTGGATGTACCAGATCTTACTCGCAGTGCCAAATTTGAGGAGGATTGGTGTCACTCTCAAGTGTGGAAAGGGGTGGATATAGTGGATGTACCAGAACCTCTATCTACAAAGGTGtgttatttgttaattttaatcagattaaatatcttttttcctttaagttttgagttttttaatctatttttaaaattttatattaatttagtttttttatttttaaaaatacataaatttaatttttatcaaattttattaaatttatttgccattttaaatatattttataataatatttgagttaatattgaaattaaaatgtgttaaacaggataaataatttaaatattatcataaaatacgtttgaaacgttaacaaaatttggttaaaatgaaaaattcatatattttttaagataaaaaattaaatcaatcaaaaatgaaaaaaggacGATGAAAGTCGAGAGACAATCAACGTCCAGGCCATTTCAAAGGAACAGATGAAATAACTTGTGGTTTATCTTAGGGTTCTTGCTAGGTTTTCGCTATACAGATGGAggataatatcataaaaaaaaaaatcttgtaaGGTATAATGATTAATAGTAAAATATGAAAccataaataaatatcatttaaagaGTCACATACAGTAAATGtaagataataattttcttcataataacaataattaaaaaaaataattaaggatTCCATCTATTACTCGCATATAGCTGCCAAATTTATCTTAAGAATTCCATCTATTACTCCATATAGTGCCAAATTTAGAGCACTTGTGGAAAGGGGTGATATGAATGACAAAAAGTATTTGTATGTACGAAACCCTTTTTCTAGAaaggtgttattttttaattttaatcggattaaatatctttttatcctttagaattttgtaattaatctacttttaaaattttatattaatttaatcttttattttaaaaaatacgtagatttaagttttatcaaactttattaaatttatttatcattttaaatacattttataataatattttagttaatattaaagttaaaatatattaaataatataaataattcaaatattattataaaatatgttttaaaatattaaataaatttaataaaatttaattaaaatcatataattttaaaaataaaaaattaaatcggtccaaaattaaaaaaaggacAGATGAAAGTTGTCAATTCAATGTCTATGCCATTTCAAAGGAACAGATGAAATAACTTGTGGTTTAGAACAGATGATTTTGTGGTTTAGAAGAGACCGGTTTTGAAATAACTTGCTTCTTCCATTTCAAAGGAAAATCGAAACAACTTTTGCTTTCCTATAAATAGCAATCAGCCCTTAAGACATTGTGTGCCTACTTTTGGGTAGGGATATGTCTGGGAGCCATAAAACAAGATGGTGTTCATGTTCTTGTTCTTGTTCGAAGAAGATGGTGAAGTATGGAAGAAGGCCTCTTCCTGATCTCAATTATCCCCCTCCTCCAGACTCTGACGAAGAATCATCTCCATCTCATCCCAATTACGATAAGGTTCTACATGCATGCATTCTTCACTTTCATTCATTTTCAGTTACTTACTTGTAATTATGAATCACTTAAtcaaactaatttaattatatatcagCTTCATCTTCAGGGGATTGCTCATGAAAACAGTTCTGCTGTTGCATCTAGGAAGCGTAAGATGGAAGAGAGGgagagtgagagtgagagtgagagtAGTAGCTCCCACCGGATCAAAGTATTCTGGAACATGCTCATGAATTATATCATACCCAATCCcaacaagaagaagaaggttgAAACTGCACACTGACTCCAGCTCTGTCTTTAAAACCTCTTCCACAACAGAGTCATATGTTTTCCAATCATGTTTTTTGCTTCTTTCTCTGGGTCTGTGTTGTATCACTTTCTGTTGTCTCACTATGTTGAAAGAGGACAGTcgttgtattttataataaattgagtatttttatatactctttttttataaattttgttgtttggtcatggaaaaatatattaaataaagtttCAACTTATTTAATGtctttaaatttcaaatatttgctattttattttattctgatatagaatttttatatttatgggTCCCAAGGAGAGGTTAATTtcagtttattttgattttaactCTCTATCAGATAcctattatctttattttgggtttatttacttttgtttcAAAACCTCAGTCTGAGCGTTAATACTCAAACCGTTCAGACTCTATTGCCTGAACATGAGTGGGATCAGATTTAACAAATTTCCAAAACCAATAATTCTAATTTAGGCCGAttaaaaacttgtttttaagttaaataactctttaattataaagtaaaatataataaaactattaataaactaagagtaaataaataatttagtattataaacaaatgttttagtataacaaatattaatatattttatttttagtataatgaaaagaattttacttttaatatataattttaattttgtaaacattattcataattaatataattatgtacatgcttagtttttaataattattacatatgtttattaagaaaataacactaatatataactaatttaaaaaaagcaATAAACATTTAAGAAATAAGATATTCAGTCCACCATTAACTTTTAGTAATCATATATACccaagtaaatttaaaaaataaaattgacacgtgtaaaacattaaaaagaaaataataaataataaaaaaataataatttaaaaaaaaacagaaattgacacgtggtgTTGACTTTAACACTGTCTGGTCAAATTAATGGTgttgaccaaattgaatcatttttaagaaaatgaaaatgagaaccaaattgagacaacaaaaaatttgagaatcaaattaaaatttcatgacaaataaagggaccaaaagagtaatttaaccttaaacttacttaaaatttagttttcacTCATTTAGACattttattaaacatatatGCATTTTCTCTTAGGCATTTCATCAAAACAcatatatgtattttcttttagacatttcatcaaacacttctATATCCAATTGTTTCGCATTGATTTTCATTGTTTCCTTTGCATTCATTCTTTGTTTCAAGtttatatcatattttctaATGATCATTCACATATTTTAGCCTTCAATTTTTCTCCAACATTTTTATCTtggatagaaaaatattatgcaCCAATGAACTTCTTGATGTTAAATCAGAGGTGTCTAATATAACCCAATCAAGAGGGAGTGAAttggttattttgttttttcaatgaATTTAAGGAAATCTTGATCACTATCTTTAATCTTTAAAACCCCAATCCCCAGTTTTTCAAATCTGTAATTAATGGACTGATTTAATCAATTAGGAAGACATAACAgatgaaagaaacaaaaagaacacaataatttttatactagtttcGATTCAAAATGAATCTATGTCTAGTCTTCTCCTAGGCAACACAAGTTTAGGAGGAttcactaaatcaatagagttataagaattacaagaacatctatataattcaagaccctaaagactaaggagcttgatctacaaatcaagaactccccctaaaTGCAATGcctccacacaattgcacctagaccttcactcacacagtgaatcaacaatgaacaaaaatacaattcaaaagaGAGCATGGAACTAATACACCTAATGGATGTGCAAATGTGACACTCAATCCTAAAGTCAG
Coding sequences:
- the LOC114167288 gene encoding uncharacterized protein LOC114167288 isoform X1; the encoded protein is MSGSHKTRWCSCSCSCSKKMVKYGRRPLPDLNYPPPPDSDEESSPSHPNYDKLHLQGIAHENSSAVASRKRKMEERESESESESSSSHRIKVFWNMLMNYIIPNPNKKKKVETAH
- the LOC114167288 gene encoding uncharacterized protein LOC114167288 isoform X2 translates to MSGSHKTRWCSCSCSCSKKMVKYGRRPLPDLNYPPPPDSDEESSPSHPNYDKGIAHENSSAVASRKRKMEERESESESESSSSHRIKVFWNMLMNYIIPNPNKKKKVETAH